A portion of the Caenorhabditis elegans chromosome III genome contains these proteins:
- the C45G9.2 gene encoding putative tRNA-dihydrouridine synthase-like protein C45G9.2 (Confirmed by transcript evidence) produces the protein MVRYSKLAFRQLVRVYDVDVCFTPMIYAKNFIESEKCRSSELSVCEGDSPLIVQFATDDPFVLSEAAEMVYKCSTGVDLNCGCPKHDVRSKGFGSALLSKPELLADMVRQTRARIPDPDFSVSLKIRINHDIEKTVDLCRKAEAAGVTHLTVHGRTPSQRAEPIDIQALRIVKDSVSVPIIANGGITTREEALFLAEQTGVDGIMAANGLLDNPALFAGHEHTPSDCVENFMRLSREYGLDWLLYHQHLQYMLRPVFSAQQRRVFNELNGRLAIDHFLNNLLDI, from the exons ATGGTGAGATATTCAAA GCTTGCATTCCGGCAGCTAGTTCGCGTGTATGATGTAGATGTGTGTTTCACGCCAATGATTTATGCAAAGAACTTTATTGAATCCGAAAAATGCAGAAGTAGTGAGCTTTCGGTCTGCGAAG gcGATTCTCCATTAATCGTTCAGTTTGCCACGGATGACCCCTTTGTTCTATCAGAAGCAGCAGAGATGGTTTATAA ATGCTCAACCGGCGTGGATTTAAATTGTGGGTGTCCGAAGCATGACGTACGCTCCAAAGGATTCGGAAGTGCTCTCTTAAGCAAACCGGAACTGCTCGCAGACATGGTTCGACAGACCAGAGCTCGGATCCCAGACCCAGATTTTAGTGTctcgctgaaaattcgaataaatcaTGACATCGAGAAGACAGTCGATTTGTGCAGAAAG GCAGAAGCAGCTGGCGTAACACATCTAACTGTTCATGGAAGAACACCATCTCAGAGAGCGGAGCCTATCGATATTCAAGCTTTAAGAATAGTAAAG GACTCTGTATCAGTTCCAATTATTGCAAATGGAGGCATCACAACACGAGAAGAAGCTCTGTTCCTAGCTGAACAAACTGGAGTTGATGGAATTATGGCGGCTAATGGACTTTTGGATAATCCGGCACTTTTCGCAGGACATGAGCACACACCCAGCGATTGTGTGGAGAACTTT atgcGTCTATCGAGAGAATATGGTTTAGATTGGCTTTTGTACCATCAACACCTTCAATATATGCTCCGGCCGGTATTTTCTGCACAACAACGACGGGTTTTCAATGAGCTAAATGGGAGACTGGCGATTGatcactttttaaataatttgctAGATATTtaa
- the alh-1 gene encoding aldehyde dehydrogenase (NAD(+)) (Confirmed by transcript evidence), translated as MDASQRGVLLNRLADLMERDRVILASLESLDNGKPYAVAYNADLPLSIKTLRYYAGWADKNHGKTIPIEGDYFTYTRHEPVGVCGQIIPWNFPLLMQAWKLGPALAMGNTVVMKVAEQTPLSALHVAALTKEAGFPDGVVNIIPGYGHTAGQAISSHMDVDKVAFTGSTEVGRLVMKAAAESNVKKVTLELGGKSPNIIFADADLNDSVHQANHGLFFNQGQCCCAGSRTFVEGKIYDDFVARSKELAEKAVIGDPFDLKTTQGPQVDGKQVETILKYIAAGKKDGAQLVTGGAKHGDQGHFVKPTIFANVKDQMTIAQEEIFGPVMTIIRFDTMEELVEKANNTIYGLAAGVMTKDIDKALHIANATRAGSVWVNCYDVFDAAAPFGGFKQSGIGRELGEYGLEAYTEVKTVTIKVPQKNS; from the exons ATGGATGCTTCTCAACGTGGAGTTCTTCTGAATAGACTAGCTGATTTAATGGAGAGAGATCGAGTTATTTTGGCATCTTTGGAATCTTTGGATAATGGAAAGCCATATGCAGTTGCTTACAATGCTGATCTGCCACTTTCTATCAAGACTCTTCG TTATTACGCCGGATGGGCTGACAAGAATCACGGAAAGACTATTCCAATCGAGGGTGACTACTTCACTTACACTCGTCACGAACCGGTGGGAGTCTGCGGACAGATTATTCCATGGAACTTCCCACTTCTTATGCAAGCTTGGAAACTTGGACCAGCGTTGGCTATGGGAAACACAGTCGTTATGAAGGTCGCCGAACAGACTCCACTTTCAGCCCTTCACGTGGCTGCTCTCACAAAAGAAGCTGGATTCCCAGATGGAGTGGTTAATATCATTCCAG GATACGGACATACTGCCGGACAAGCTATTTCGTCGCACATGGATGTTGACAAAGTCGCTTTTACTGGATCAACTGAAGTTGGAAGACTTGTTATGAAGGCTGCTGCAGAATCGAATGTCAAGAAGGTCACTTTGGAACTCGGAGGAAAATCACCAAACATCATTTTCGCTGACGCTGATCTCAATGATTCCGTTCATCAAGCCAACCACGGACTCTTCTTCAATCAAGGACAGTGCTGTTGTGCCGGATCCAGAACATTTGTCGAAGGAAAGATCTATGATGATTTCGTAGCTCGTTCCAAGGAATTGGCCGAGAAGGCTGTTATCGGAGATCcatttgatttgaaaactaCTCAAGGACCACAAGTTGACGGAAAGCAGGTTGAgactattttaaaatatatcgCTGCTGGAAAGAAGGATGGAGCTCAATTGGTGACTGGAGGAGCCAAACACGGAGATCAAGGACACTTTGTGAAGCCAACTATCTTCGCTAATGTTAAGGATCAGATGACTATTGCTCAAGAAGAAATCTTTGGACCTGTTATGACTATCATTAGATTCGACACAATGGAAGAATTAGTTGAAAAGGCTAATAACACTATTTATGGATTGGCTGCTGGAGTTATGACTAAGGATATTGATAAGGCACTTCATATTGCCAACGCAACCAGAGCTGGATCTGTCTGGGTTAATTGTTACGATGTGTTCGATGCTGCTGCTCCATTCGGAGGATTCAAGCAGTCCG GAATCGGTCGCGAACTCGGAGAATATGGTCTTGAGGCATACACTGAAGTAAAGACTGTCACCATCAAGGTTCCACAGAAGAACTcataa
- the C45G9.11 gene encoding uncharacterized protein (Partially confirmed by transcript evidence), producing the protein MEPVISPTLDSKQSWSIFILDHEESLASPRKLNIPNPENVYSENRRYFADQDFRRPRHKPDQNMVEYWVPPEKTSVAKNNTTGQAVTPGQAKKLNQVCPASAPNGKRAMKIPKVKEPRGENSSKKSSADQAPGPFRVMYWKVGQYFEKASGTVNHHYQKVVLFRNRMKANKVAPIHTKVQSRHLELEPLCCLSSCLVRGGCTTVVVFELCYVVATALCIFEAMFRKKFALWEPFPKSFNGWFAHPLFYYTIAVYDVALFVIAIATARALVNFDKAVLHIHYIFCIFSFFINFFFLIFSIWSLVSPGSLTFTPINCLLIFCFLYQLPLNIWGFFVVKSCRDFFALIHVFVSLAEA; encoded by the exons atggAGCCAGTAATATCGCCAACTCTAGATTCAAAGCAGAGTTGGTCAATATTCATATTAGATCATGAAGAATCGTTGGCGAGTCCACGGAAACTCAATATTCCCAATCCAGAAAATGTCTACTCg GAAAACCGGAGATATTTTGCTGATCAAGATTTTCGACGACCACGTCACAAACCTGATCAAAACATGGTTGAGTACTGGGTACCACCGGAGAAGACCTCGGTAGCAAAAAATAACACAACTGGGCAGGCAGTTACCCCGGGGCAGGCAAAGAAG CTGAACCAAGTGTGCCCGGCAAGCGCTCCGAATGGGAAACGAGCCATGAAAATTCCGAAAGTGAAAGAGCCACGCGGAGagaattcaagcaaaaaaagcTCAGCAG atcaagCCCCTGGTCCTTTCCGGGTTATGTACTGGAAAGTCGGTCAATACTTTGAAAAAGCTAGTGGTACAGTCAATCATCATTACCAAAAAGTTGTGCTCTTCAGAAACAGAATGAAAGCAAATAAAGTGGCCCCGATACATacgaa AGTACAATCCCGTCATCTTGAACTCGAACCACTATGCTGTCTATCATCATGCCTTGTAAGAGGAGGATGTACTACTGTAGTTGTATTTGAACTATGTTATGTTGTGGCAACTGCTCTTTGTATATTTGAAGCAATGTTCCGGAAGAAATTCGCTCTTTGGGAGCCAttcccaaaaagtttcaacgGCTGGTTCGCTCATCCATTGTTTTATTATACAATTGCTGTTTACGATGTG GCCCTCTTCGTGATAGCCATTGCAACAGCTCGAGCACTGGTAAATTTCGACAAAGCAGTTCTTCACATCCACTacattttctgtattttctcatttttcatcaacttcttctttcttatttttagtATTTGGTCTCTTGTCAGTCCCGGTTCACTTACATTTACACCTATCAATTGcttgctcattttttgttttctttatcAACTACCATTGAATATTTGGGGCTTCTTTGTGGTCAAAAGTTGCCGAGATTTTTTTGCACTTATTCATGTTTTTGTGTCGTTAGCAGAGGCTTGA
- the cah-1 gene encoding Alpha-carbonic anhydrase domain-containing protein (Partially confirmed by transcript evidence): protein MVRVRIGYSSKKPSVNITSGPLYGYRYRVQRIDFHMGRKNENGSEHTINGRRFPMEVQLVAYNTDLYPNFTSASKSPHGIAILSVLVDFGPETNQELIKLTIATASISYKDQRVQLADFEPWRLLPFTRDIITYEGSLTSPGCHETVTWIILNQPIFIKKEHFEEWSHLYLSMEGAEKVPVAPNFRKIQETNNRLVRTNIQHKVWIFLS from the exons ATGGTTCGTGTTCGAATAGGATATTCCTCTAAAAAACCATCCGTCAATATTACAAGTGGTCCATTATACGGTTATAGGTATCG GGTTCAACGAATCGATTTTCATATGGGTCGTAAAAATGAGAACGGAAGTGAGCATACAATAAATGGACGACGATTTCCGATGGAAGTACAATTAGTTGCATATAATACAGATTTGTATCCAAATTTTACGAGCGCCTCCAAGTCTCCACATGGAATTgcaattttatcagttttggTAGAT tTTGGACCTGAAACTAATCAAGAACTCATCAAACTAACAATTGCAACAGCTAGCATCAGTTACAAGGATCAACGTGTCCAACTTGCTGATTTCGAACCTTGGCGACTTCTTCCATTCACTAGAGATATTATCACTTATGAAGGATCTCTCACTTCTCCTGGATGCCATGAGACTGTCACTTGGATTATTCTGAATCAAcctatttttatcaaaaaggagcat TTCGAGGAGTGGTCACACTTATATCTGAGCATGGAAGGCGCCGAGAAAGTCCCCGTTGCCccaaatttcaggaaaattcaagaaactaACAATCGACTAGTAAGAACAAATATTCAGCACAAGGTTTGGATATTTCTTTCataa
- the ttbk-6 gene encoding Inactive tau-tubulin kinase ttbk-6 (Predicted), with protein MEDHVLKKLNANGPAPHIPNLNLYGKKMNFSYMVMTLLGRNLQDLESTNFVVNKGFSRGTWSRVGIQWVYALKYVHYNGFIHRNVNTQNLFLGNEKDSERAKIIHILDFGLGRPFARYHARENKWIVRIARHSAEFRGSFRYASPNVHLRKEQGRVDDVWSLPYVIIELNGGKALPWQTDYRRGRVEQMKLNLTPKDVMSDMPACMDKLMPHLASLNYYQRPDDHMIFKCFWQVMENEKITPSSKFDWENEEPDMSVPPAAWENPDGRYFQSNPLEINGPPTPAEVDFVL; from the exons ATGGAG gatcATGTCCTGAAGAAGCTGAATGCCAACGGACCAGCTCCGCACATCCCAAACTTAAACTTATATGGAAAAAAGATGAATTTCTCCTATATGGTCATGACGTTATTGGGGAGAAATCTCCAAGACCTGGAATCAACGAATTTTGTTGTGAACAAAGGATTTTCACGTGGAACATGGAGCCGTGTTGGAATTCAATGGGTTTATGCATTGAAATATGTGCACTACAATGGATTCATCCATCGTAATGTGAATAcacaaaacttatttttggGAAATGAGAAGGATAGTGAAAGAGCAAAAATCATTCACATCTTGGATTTTGGTCTTGGAAGACCTTTCGCTCGTTAT catGCCCGAGAGAATAAATGGATTGTACGTATAGCTCGTCATTCTGCAGAGTTTCGTGGGAGTTTTCGTTACGCGTCTCCGAATGTCCATCTCCGTAAAGAGCAAGGACGAGTTGACGATGTATGGTCACTGCCCTACGTCATCATTGAGCTCAACGGCGGAAAGGCACTCCCATGGCAAACCGATTATCGACGCGGACGTGTGGAGCAAATGAAGCTGAACTTGACGCCAAAGGATGTCATGTCTGATATGCCAGCTTGTATGGATAAATTGATGCCTCATTTGGCTTCCCTCAATTACTACCAAAGACCGGATGATCA catgATCTTCAAGTGTTTCTGGCAAGTCATGGAGAACGAGAAGATCACTCCAAGTTCAAAGTTCGACTGGGAAAATGAGGAGCCTGAT ATGTCTGTTCCACCTGCAGCTTGGGAGAATCCAGACGGACGCTACTTCCAATCCAATCCTCTTGAAATCAACGGCCCACCTACTCCAGCCGAAGTGGATTTTGTTCTTTAA
- the cox-6A gene encoding Cytochrome c oxidase subunit 6A, mitochondrial (Confirmed by transcript evidence) has translation MNRLAQPATRSVVKTFQRKSSGSFYGSNNVEGFKESYVTPLKQAHNASETWKKIFFIASIPCLALTMYAAFKDHKKHMSHERPEHVEYAFLNVRNKPFPWSDGNHSLFHNKAEQFVPGVGFEADREKH, from the exons ATGAACCGTCTCGCTCAACCAGCTACCCGCTCGGTCGTCAAGACCTTCCAACGCAAATCCTCAGGATCATTTTACGGATCCAACAATGTCGAAGGATTCAAAGAGTCATATGTCACTCCACTCAAGCAAGCTCACa atgctaGCGAGACCTGGAAGAAAATCTTCTTCATTGCTTCGATTCCATGCTTGGCTCTTACCATGTATGCCGCCTTCAAGGATCACAAAAAACACATGAGCCACGAACGCCCAGAGCACGTCGAGTACGCCTTCTTGAACGTTCGCAACAAG ccATTCCCATGGTCCGATGGAAATCACTCATTGTTCCACAACAAGGCGGAGCAATTTGTTCCAGGAGTTGGATTCGAGGCTGACCGTGAGAAGCACTAA
- the cah-1 gene encoding Putative carbonic anhydrase-like protein 1 (Partially confirmed by transcript evidence), which translates to MRFECSHFPLFLIILTCHISPLKSSQNYQWSYDSDVFGGPHFWGLVEKDWWMCKKGRLQSPIDIQPDRLLFDASVKPVRLDKLPVVSEFVNTGQMVRVRIGYSSKKPSVNITSGPLYGYRYRVQRIDFHMGRKNENGSEHTINGRRFPMEVQLVAYNTDLYPNFTSASKSPHGIAILSVLVDFGPETNQELIKLTIATASISYKDQRVQLADFEPWRLLPFTRDIITYEGSLTSPGCHETVTWIILNQPIFIKKEHFEEWSHLYLSMEGAEKVPVAPNFRKIQETNNRLVRTNIQHKVWIFLS; encoded by the exons ATGCGCTTTGAATGTAGCCATTTTCCCTTATTTCTCATCATTCTCACTTGTCACATTTCTCCATTGAAATCTAGTCAAAACTATCAATGGTCATATGATTCTGATGTTTTTGGAGGTCCCCATTTTTGGGGTCTTGTGGAGAAAGATTGGTGGATGTGTAAGAAGGGAAGATTGCAATCACCAATCGATATTCAACCAGATCGACTTTTATTCGATGCTAGTGTTAAGCCAGTCAGGTTGGATAAATTACCG GTTGTCTCAGAATTTGTGAACACCGGTCAAATGGTTCGTGTTCGAATAGGATATTCCTCTAAAAAACCATCCGTCAATATTACAAGTGGTCCATTATACGGTTATAGGTATCG GGTTCAACGAATCGATTTTCATATGGGTCGTAAAAATGAGAACGGAAGTGAGCATACAATAAATGGACGACGATTTCCGATGGAAGTACAATTAGTTGCATATAATACAGATTTGTATCCAAATTTTACGAGCGCCTCCAAGTCTCCACATGGAATTgcaattttatcagttttggTAGAT tTTGGACCTGAAACTAATCAAGAACTCATCAAACTAACAATTGCAACAGCTAGCATCAGTTACAAGGATCAACGTGTCCAACTTGCTGATTTCGAACCTTGGCGACTTCTTCCATTCACTAGAGATATTATCACTTATGAAGGATCTCTCACTTCTCCTGGATGCCATGAGACTGTCACTTGGATTATTCTGAATCAAcctatttttatcaaaaaggagcat TTCGAGGAGTGGTCACACTTATATCTGAGCATGGAAGGCGCCGAGAAAGTCCCCGTTGCCccaaatttcaggaaaattcaagaaactaACAATCGACTAGTAAGAACAAATATTCAGCACAAGGTTTGGATATTTCTTTCataa
- the alh-1 gene encoding Aldehyde dehydrogenase domain-containing protein (Confirmed by transcript evidence): MLRSALRATVQARNASGVPPGLSNMKPQYTGIFINNEFVPAKSGKTFETINPANGKVLAQVAEGDKTDVNIAVKAAQNAFRIGSEWRRMDASQRGVLLNRLADLMERDRVILASLESLDNGKPYAVAYNADLPLSIKTLRYYAGWADKNHGKTIPIEGDYFTYTRHEPVGVCGQIIPWNFPLLMQAWKLGPALAMGNTVVMKVAEQTPLSALHVAALTKEAGFPDGVVNIIPGYGHTAGQAISSHMDVDKVAFTGSTEVGRLVMKAAAESNVKKVTLELGGKSPNIIFADADLNDSVHQANHGLFFNQGQCCCAGSRTFVEGKIYDDFVARSKELAEKAVIGDPFDLKTTQGPQVDGKQVETILKYIAAGKKDGAQLVTGGAKHGDQGHFVKPTIFANVKDQMTIAQEEIFGPVMTIIRFDTMEELVEKANNTIYGLAAGVMTKDIDKALHIANATRAGSVWVNCYDVFDAAAPFGGFKQSGIGRELGEYGLEAYTEVKTVTIKVPQKNS; encoded by the exons atgctcCGTTCAGCTCTCCGGGCAACAGTTCAGGCACGAAATGCCTCCGGTGTTCCACCAGGTCTTTCCAACATGAAACCACAATACACCGGC ATCTTCATCAACAATGAATTTGTGCCAGCCAAGTCTGGAAAGACTTTTGAGACTATCAATCCAGCCAACGGAAAAGTTTTGGCTCAAGTCGCAGAAGGAGATAAAACAGATGTCAATATCGCTGTCAAG GCTGCTCAAAATGCATTCCGTATCGGCAGTGAGTGGAGACGAATGGATGCTTCTCAACGTGGAGTTCTTCTGAATAGACTAGCTGATTTAATGGAGAGAGATCGAGTTATTTTGGCATCTTTGGAATCTTTGGATAATGGAAAGCCATATGCAGTTGCTTACAATGCTGATCTGCCACTTTCTATCAAGACTCTTCG TTATTACGCCGGATGGGCTGACAAGAATCACGGAAAGACTATTCCAATCGAGGGTGACTACTTCACTTACACTCGTCACGAACCGGTGGGAGTCTGCGGACAGATTATTCCATGGAACTTCCCACTTCTTATGCAAGCTTGGAAACTTGGACCAGCGTTGGCTATGGGAAACACAGTCGTTATGAAGGTCGCCGAACAGACTCCACTTTCAGCCCTTCACGTGGCTGCTCTCACAAAAGAAGCTGGATTCCCAGATGGAGTGGTTAATATCATTCCAG GATACGGACATACTGCCGGACAAGCTATTTCGTCGCACATGGATGTTGACAAAGTCGCTTTTACTGGATCAACTGAAGTTGGAAGACTTGTTATGAAGGCTGCTGCAGAATCGAATGTCAAGAAGGTCACTTTGGAACTCGGAGGAAAATCACCAAACATCATTTTCGCTGACGCTGATCTCAATGATTCCGTTCATCAAGCCAACCACGGACTCTTCTTCAATCAAGGACAGTGCTGTTGTGCCGGATCCAGAACATTTGTCGAAGGAAAGATCTATGATGATTTCGTAGCTCGTTCCAAGGAATTGGCCGAGAAGGCTGTTATCGGAGATCcatttgatttgaaaactaCTCAAGGACCACAAGTTGACGGAAAGCAGGTTGAgactattttaaaatatatcgCTGCTGGAAAGAAGGATGGAGCTCAATTGGTGACTGGAGGAGCCAAACACGGAGATCAAGGACACTTTGTGAAGCCAACTATCTTCGCTAATGTTAAGGATCAGATGACTATTGCTCAAGAAGAAATCTTTGGACCTGTTATGACTATCATTAGATTCGACACAATGGAAGAATTAGTTGAAAAGGCTAATAACACTATTTATGGATTGGCTGCTGGAGTTATGACTAAGGATATTGATAAGGCACTTCATATTGCCAACGCAACCAGAGCTGGATCTGTCTGGGTTAATTGTTACGATGTGTTCGATGCTGCTGCTCCATTCGGAGGATTCAAGCAGTCCG GAATCGGTCGCGAACTCGGAGAATATGGTCTTGAGGCATACACTGAAGTAAAGACTGTCACCATCAAGGTTCCACAGAAGAACTcataa
- the C45G9.12 gene encoding uncharacterized protein (Confirmed by transcript evidence) — MNAFSIILLLLSVLLINAQFQPRTSNRGTIFRPMTRNSGIVGRRGGPVAPAPFRNNVQKPGTRPPGFKPPSGVAKKLNSAVDFRALARVLLKQ; from the exons aTGAATGCGTTTTCAATCATACTGCTTCTTCTCTCCGTTCTTCTAATAAATGCTCAATTTCAGCCGAGAAC ATCAAATCGCGGAACAATTTTTCGCCCAATGACTCGTAATTCTGGTATAG ttggaagAAGAGGTGGCCCAGTTGCTCCGGCTCCGTTCAGAAATAATGTACAAAAACCTGGAACTA GACCACCCGGTTTCAAGCCACCAAGTGGAGTTGCCAAAAAGCTTAATTCTGCAGTGGATTTCAGAGCATTGGCTCGGGTTTTGCTGAAACAATAA